AATTTGCAATAAAAGAAGTTCCAATCATTTTTACAGACCGAACAAAAGGTGTTTCAAAAATGAGTAACGCCATTATTAAAGAAGCAATTCTGGGGGTAATTACACTTCGATTAAAGAAATTAGTCAATTCATTATAAAAAGTAAAGATGAATAGGATTTTAATAAAAAACGCCAAAATAGTAAACGAAGGTTCTATTTTTGAAGGCGACGTTCTGATAGAAAACGACTTAATTGTTGAGGTTTCAGACAGTATAAGTTTAAAAACATCTGATTGTATTGTAATCGATGCCGAAGGAAATTATTTAATGCCGGGAGCAATTGATGATCAAGTGCATTTTAGAGAGCCTGGATTAACTCATAAAGGAGATATTGAATCAGAATCGAGAGCGGCAGTTGCAGGAGGAATCACTTCTTTCATTGAACAGCCCAATACGGTTCCTAATGCGGTTACGCAGGAAATATTAGAAGATAAATATCAAATTGCTTCTCAAAAATCATTTGCGAATTATTCGTTTATGATGGGAGCAACTAATGATAATTTGGAAGAAGTTTTAAAAACCAATCCGAAAAATGTAGCTGGAATTAAAATTTTCTTAGGTTCTTCAACCGGAAATATGCTGGTAGACAATGAAGCAACTTTAGAAAGAATTTTTTCAAGTACACCAATGTTAATTGCGGTACATTGTGAAGACGAAACTACAATTCAGAATAATTTAGCCGAATTCAAAGAAAAGTACGGAGATGATATTCCAGTAACAGCACATAATTTAATTAGAAGTGCAGAAGCGTGTTATATTTCATCTTCAAAAGCAGTGGCGCTGGCTAAAAAAACAGGAGCGAGACTTCATATTTTTCATCTTTCAACGGCTAAAGAAATGGAATTGTTTACCAATAAAATTCCATTAGAAGATAAAAAAATCACAGCTGAAGTATGTGTGCACCATCTTTGGTTTACGGATGAAGATTATAAAACAAAAGGAAATTTCATTAAATGGAATCCGGCTGTAAAAACAGCTGCAGACCGTAAAGCGCTTTGGGAAGCTTTAAATGACGGACGTATTGATGTTATTGCAACCGATCATGCGCCTCATACGAAAGAAGAAAAACAACAATTGTATCTAAAAGCTCCATCTGGAGGTCCGCTTGTACAGCACGCAGTTGTGGCGATGTTTGAAGCACATCATCAAGGGAAAATCAGCGTGGAGAAAATTGTAGAGAAAATGTGCCACAATCCAGCTAAAATTTTCAAAATCGAAAAACGCGGTTTTATCAAAGAAGGGTATTATGCTGATTTAGTAATTGTGAATCCAAGTCTGCCTTGGAGTGTAAACTCTGATAATATTTTATACAAATGCGGCTGGTCTCCATTTGA
This is a stretch of genomic DNA from Flavobacterium endoglycinae. It encodes these proteins:
- a CDS encoding dihydroorotase gives rise to the protein MNRILIKNAKIVNEGSIFEGDVLIENDLIVEVSDSISLKTSDCIVIDAEGNYLMPGAIDDQVHFREPGLTHKGDIESESRAAVAGGITSFIEQPNTVPNAVTQEILEDKYQIASQKSFANYSFMMGATNDNLEEVLKTNPKNVAGIKIFLGSSTGNMLVDNEATLERIFSSTPMLIAVHCEDETTIQNNLAEFKEKYGDDIPVTAHNLIRSAEACYISSSKAVALAKKTGARLHIFHLSTAKEMELFTNKIPLEDKKITAEVCVHHLWFTDEDYKTKGNFIKWNPAVKTAADRKALWEALNDGRIDVIATDHAPHTKEEKQQLYLKAPSGGPLVQHAVVAMFEAHHQGKISVEKIVEKMCHNPAKIFKIEKRGFIKEGYYADLVIVNPSLPWSVNSDNILYKCGWSPFEGTTFKSRITHTFINGELVYNNFKIKDIRAGKRLLFDR